TTTCTCGATGACCAGCGCCGCTGCGCCTTCGGACAGAACGAAGCCGTCATGATCGGCATCGAACGGCCGCGACGCCCTGGTCGGCTCGTCGTTGAAATTGAAAGACAACGCCTTGGCCGCCGTGAAACCGCCGATCGCCACGGGATCGACGCAGCCTTCGGTCCCGCCGCAGAGCGCGATGTCCGCCTCGCCGTTCCGGATCAAGCGCATGGCGTCGCCGATGGCCTGGGCCGACGCCGCACAGGCGGTAACCGGCGCGCCAGAGGGGCCACGAAAGCCGAAGCGGATCGATACCTGACCAGAGGCAAGGTTGGGCAGAAAGGACGGGACAACGAAGGGCGACAGCCGACGAACGCCGTCCGTCCGCAAGGTCTCGCTGGCTGCGGTGATCGCCGGCACGCCACCGACGCCGGTGGCAATCACCGTCGCCGTACGCATCCGCTCGGCTTCGCTTTCAGGATGCCAGCCCGCCTGGGCGAGCGCTTCGGACGCTGCCGCCATGGCGTAGTGGATGAACAGATCGGTACGTCGCAGCTCCCGCGGGTCCATGGCGGATTCCGGATCGAAGCCGCCTGGCTCGTCACGTCCGGGAACGAGACCGGCAATGCGGCACTTCCAGCCATCGGTATCGAACCGGTCGTTTCGCCGGATGCCGCTGTCACCGGCGATCAGTCGCTTCCAGATGGTCTCGACACCGGCGCCCAGCGGCGACACCGCACCCATACCCGTCACAACGATCGGCTCTTGCATGTCCGCCTCCATGTGTAGAAGCACCGTGCATATACACTATCGGAGTATGAGACAAGTCGCGTGATCGTCAGCGCGAGAACCGCTTGCTGATCTTGAGGTAGGTCTCGGTCTCTTCCGGTGAGCTGCTCCCCTTGAGAGCCGCCTGCGCCGCCTGCCATTCGACGATCAAACGGTCGAGCAGAACCTCCCCCTCCTCGGTCAGTTCGCTCACCCGCGTGTTGCCGCCGCCGTTGTCCGTCCGCCGCACCAGTCCCTTTGCTTCGAGCCGGTCGAGGTTGCGGATCAGGCTGGTGCGATCGAGATGGATGCGGGACGACAACACCCCAACCGTGGCGCCGGGGTTGTAGCGTATGGCGGCAAGCAGCGAGAATTGCTGCACCGTGACACCGAACGGCTTCAGCTCGGCATCGTAGCGCCGAACCAGCGCGCGCGCCGCCGCAACGGTGTTGAGCACGAGGCAGTTCGCAAGATCGTCGGGCAAAGACATGGGCCATGCTTGCACGCCCCGCGCGGCCGAAGTCAAGCGGCACCGGCAGATGCAAAAAGCCCCCGACCGCAGGATCGAGGGCTCTTCTCGTCACGGAAAGATCAGGTCAGCCGGCGTTGAGTGCCAGTACCCGGTTGACCGCCGACACCACGGCGGACAGCGACGCGGTGACGATGTTGGTGTTGATGCCGACGCCATGCAGCTTGCCGCCGGGGTGCTTCAGCTCGACATAGGCGATGGCCGAGGCATCGGAGCCCTGCTGGAGCGAGTGCTCGGAGTAGTCGGCCACCGACACGGGAATGCCGATATAGACCGACAGCGCATGCACGAAACCGTCGATCGGACCATTGCCGTGCCCCTCGATGCTACGCGAAACGCCGCCGTCGACGATCTCGGCGACACAAATGCGCCGCCCCTTCACGTCCGGATCGGGGAAGGTGTGGTGGTCGACGAACCTGAGCCGTCCTTCCGGCTGGTCGACGTAGAGCTGCATGAAGCGCTCGTAGATGCGCTGCGAACTGAGCTCGCGGCCCTCGCGGTCGGTGATCGACTGGATGTCCTCGCGGAACTCCACCTGCAGGGCGCGCGGCAGGTTGATGCCGTGGTCGTTCTGCATGAGATAGGCGATGCCGCCCTTGCCCGACTGCGAGTTGATGCGAATGATCGCCTCGTAGGAGCGGCCAACGTCCTGCGGATCGATCGGCAGATAGGGCACCTCCCAGACGCCGGTGTTCGACGCCTTCATGGCCTTGAGGCCCTTGTTGATGGCATCCTGGTGCGAACCGGAGAAGGCGGTGTAGACGAGTTCGCCGACATAAGGATGGCGCTCGGGCACCTTCATCTGGTTGGAATACTCGAACACGT
Above is a window of Pleomorphomonas sp. T1.2MG-36 DNA encoding:
- the fabF gene encoding beta-ketoacyl-ACP synthase II codes for the protein MQEPIVVTGMGAVSPLGAGVETIWKRLIAGDSGIRRNDRFDTDGWKCRIAGLVPGRDEPGGFDPESAMDPRELRRTDLFIHYAMAAASEALAQAGWHPESEAERMRTATVIATGVGGVPAITAASETLRTDGVRRLSPFVVPSFLPNLASGQVSIRFGFRGPSGAPVTACAASAQAIGDAMRLIRNGEADIALCGGTEGCVDPVAIGGFTAAKALSFNFNDEPTRASRPFDADHDGFVLSEGAAALVIEKLSHAEARGAVPLAIVSGYGTTTDAHHVTSGWPDGREAARAMRLALGMAGLEPGAIGYVNAHATSTPVGDAAELAALTSVFGVAGGGVPVSSTKSATGHMLGAAGAIEAIFSILALRHQTLPAGLNIERPMAEAEGFDLVAGAARPAAIDHVLSNAFGFGGVNAALVFSRFA
- a CDS encoding MarR family winged helix-turn-helix transcriptional regulator; protein product: MSLPDDLANCLVLNTVAAARALVRRYDAELKPFGVTVQQFSLLAAIRYNPGATVGVLSSRIHLDRTSLIRNLDRLEAKGLVRRTDNGGGNTRVSELTEEGEVLLDRLIVEWQAAQAALKGSSSPEETETYLKISKRFSR